DNA sequence from the Streptomyces sp. HUAS 15-9 genome:
AACTGGCCTTCGGGCTCTATCTGAACACGCTCTACAACTTCAACCCCCTGATGCCACTGGACGGTTACCAGGCCCTGACCGACGCACTGCGCGTGCCGCGGCTGCGCGAGGAGGCGAGCGCGTACTTCCGCAAGGGCCTCTGGCAGGACCTGCGCGCGGGCAGCCGGCCCGGCCCGCGGCAGGCGGGCATGGCCGCGTACGGCCTCGCGGTCGTCGTCGGGACGTACGGTTTCCTGGTCCTCGCCCTGCTGGCCTGGCGCTCCCGGATCGGCGACCTGCTGGACGGCTGGCTGTCCCAGCCGTGGACCACGGTCGTCGAGGCTGTCGTGGTCGCCCTGGTGGCCTTCCCGGTGTGGTCCGCGCCGGTGCGGTGGCTGGCCCGCCGGGTGCGGCGCCGGCGTGCTGCGCGGGACGCGGCACCGGCTCCGGCGATGGCTGCGGCCGTGGAGGGAACGGCATGACCGAGGAGACCGGCAGACCCGGCCAGTGGGCCGTCCCCGGTTACGAAGGCGTGCGTACGCTCGGCGAGGGCGCCGGGGGACGCGTCGTACTGGCCCGGCACACCGCGACCGGGGTGCCCGTAGCGATCAAGTACCTCGGCGAACGCCTGCGCGGCGACCGTGAGTTCCTCGCCCGCTTCCGTGCCGAGGCCCGGCTGCTGGGCGAGTTGCGGCACCCGTGCGTCGTGCGGCTGTACGAGTACGTCGAGGCGCGTGGCGGTGCCGCCATCGTGATGGAGGCGGTGGACGGCGTCAGCCTGCGCCAACTGCTGCGCCGGCACGGGGCGACCGGTCCCGAGGCCGCCCTGGTCCTGCTCAAGGGCTCGCTGCTGGGGCTCGGCGCGGCCCATGCGGCCGGGGTGGTCCACCGCGACTACAAGCCGGAGAACGTGCTGGTCCGAGCCGACGGCAGCAGCGCGCTCGCGGACTTCGGCATCGCCGTACGCACCGGACGCGAGACCGAGGCCGCCGGCACGCCCGCCTATATGGCTCCCGAGCAGTGGCAGGGCGAACCGGCGGGACCCGCGGGTGACGTGTACGCCGCGGCGGCGGTGTTCCACGAGTGCCTGACCGGGCGCCGCCCGTTCACCGGTGACGACGTGACCGCCCTGCGCCTGCAGCACCTGAGGGCCCCCGTCCCCCTGGACGACGTACCCGCGCCCGTACGCGGGCTGCTGCGCCGGGGGATGGCCAAGGACCCGGCGCAGCGGCCGGGCATCGAGGACTTCCTCGCCGACCTGGAGCGGTCCGCCGTCGAGGGGTACGGCGCCGACTGGGAGGAGCGCGGACGCCGCAGGCTCGCCGAACTCA
Encoded proteins:
- a CDS encoding serine/threonine protein kinase, with translation MTEETGRPGQWAVPGYEGVRTLGEGAGGRVVLARHTATGVPVAIKYLGERLRGDREFLARFRAEARLLGELRHPCVVRLYEYVEARGGAAIVMEAVDGVSLRQLLRRHGATGPEAALVLLKGSLLGLGAAHAAGVVHRDYKPENVLVRADGSSALADFGIAVRTGRETEAAGTPAYMAPEQWQGEPAGPAGDVYAAAAVFHECLTGRRPFTGDDVTALRLQHLRAPVPLDDVPAPVRGLLRRGMAKDPAQRPGIEDFLADLERSAVEGYGADWEERGRRRLAELTTLLALLFPFAATVTLDAPAQALTLLGRLRRNGWKAAAGAAALAVVAGGLTSVAARPHDTSTTVASSVPSEVNSPTRPTSSPSTSATGASPTADTTPTATPSDSPTASPTPTMSTAPPTEPPAPTTAGPAKPTSGTITITIGSWQRGQTPGTLVADVTVDTTGTAPVTVTADYYVDTPADPYGNQTQKLSGSTHYPVTFVADFSNHPCRGTWMVTLTSTPAAANGPQTASLDAPPC